Below is a genomic region from Cloeon dipterum chromosome 2, ieCloDipt1.1, whole genome shotgun sequence.
agggTTGACGCCGCCAAACACATCTGGCCGGAGCACCTGAAGGACGTGATGGACCGCTTGAACGATTTGCCCGTCGAGCAGGGCTTCCCTGCTGGCGCTCGCGCCTTTGTAGCCCAGGAGGTGATCGACTTCGGCACCGGCGAGGCCGTCACCAAGGACGAGTACTACGGCATTGGTTTGGTGACCGAGTTCCGCTACGGATCTGAGCTGGGCCGCGCCATGCGAGGCCAGAACCCGCTAAAGTGGTACTACAACTTCGGTGAGGAGTGGGGCTTCGCTCCGTCGCAGTACGCGCTCGTGTTCAACGACAACCACGATAACCAGCGCGGCCACGGCGCCGGCGGACAGAACGTGATCACCTACAAGGACCCCAAGTGGTACAAACAGGCGCAGTCCTTCATGCTGGCCTGGCCGCACGGCTACCCCAGGATCATATCCAGCTTCGACTTCGTTGACCCCGAGGTCGGACCCCCAATGGACGTTGACGAGAACATCCTGCCGGTCATCATCAACGACGATGGCACGTGCGGAAATGGATGGGTCTGCGAGCACAGATGGAACGCTCTCACCCAGATGACCAACTTCAGGATTGCGGTCCAAGGTGAAATCACATGAATAACCTCGCATCGTAAAcgattgaatgaatttcatatTTGCCAAGCAATTGATCTAATTTAATAACACTCTAAAagtgataaataattgaatttttcttcaatcctttttattttttaactgataTGATTTGCGGAGTGCTAAAAATTCGAAGAGTTTTGGTATTTCTTAAGCAGATAATTTATTCAgccaataataattcaaataaaagcgCTTATAACCATATTTAACTTGTTCTCAGGTAGTACAAACGTCACTGAATGGTGGGACAACGGAAACAACCAGGTTGCCTGGTCTCGCGAGGGACTTGGTTTTATCGTCATCAACGGCGAAGCTGGTGATCTCAGTGAAACTCTCAAggtaaaaacattaaaaacgtttaatgaaatttacattaaatattGCGTCGCTAGACTGGTCTTCCTGCTGGCACCTACTGCGATGTGATTTCCGGCAAGCTGGAAAACGGCGCTTGCACAGGGCTGACAATTGAGGTTGCCGCCGACGGAACTGCTGCCATTTCTCTGCCTGGAACCTCTGAGGATGGTGTCATGGCCACTCACGTCAATGTAAGCAATCCCACGGAGGGCTCATTCCATTTACttatactttatttatttcgcagGCTAAACTGGCTTGAAGAAGAATCGtataaattttcccctttgtACATACactgtgaataaaaatttagtttaatgacaatgacaaaatattattttaatagtaaCTAGAATAGAGATTTTTATATATCTTTGCACTAGTAGATCAATACTAGACATATATGAATTCAGCTGACacgaaaatttgattgattgcaATCGCAAACTCTTATTTTCTCAAACTTTCCACTTTATagcaagaagaaaattgcttttattatcatctaaaatttatgaagCATAAAACATCTTTATTCTGTCACTGCTATCTCGAATCGTCTTAAGCTTTAGAATGCAGAAGCTAGCTTACTATATACCGCGTTTTTCGCGATGGCAACTCTCGGCACGGCAGTTTAACTCGACATTTCTACTCTCTACAGCATTCTCTTGCAATTGCAAATGATTATCTTTGGATTATTTCATGTAGGAACTTTCTTCAATCTTGTTgtctcaaaaaatattgtccTCGGAAATTTTAGATGCATTCCGTGACAACAACAAGACATCCACGTGCATATTGTCCTAATGTTGCAAATCATCattat
It encodes:
- the LOC135937155 gene encoding alpha-amylase A-like, yielding MQRSFAVVAALLAVASVAHGQYDLHTWPNRSTIVHLFEWRWEDVARECEDYLAPNNFAGIQLSPVADHLRCDERGRPWWEVYQPLAYEIGTRSGSEADFADMVSRCNAVGVRIIVDVVLNHMSGDWDPTISISGAVSDPANRDYPGIPFTIDHFNPFCEANNYQNAEIIRNCEIAQLHDLNTSIPYVRDKQVEYLNKLIGHGVAGFRVDAAKHIWPEHLKDVMDRLNDLPVEQGFPAGARAFVAQEVIDFGTGEAVTKDEYYGIGLVTEFRYGSELGRAMRGQNPLKWYYNFGEEWGFAPSQYALVFNDNHDNQRGHGAGGQNVITYKDPKWYKQAQSFMLAWPHGYPRIISSFDFVDPEVGPPMDVDENILPVIINDDGTCGNGWVCEHRWNALTQMTNFRIAVQGSTNVTEWWDNGNNQVAWSREGLGFIVINGEAGDLSETLKTGLPAGTYCDVISGKLENGACTGLTIEVAADGTAAISLPGTSEDGVMATHVNAKLA